In the Desulfobaccales bacterium genome, one interval contains:
- the rsmG gene encoding 16S rRNA (guanine(527)-N(7))-methyltransferase RsmG yields MDLAPEEVQGLLTKGAAELGLSLEEPLLRRFCQYLAELKRWNARVNLTGLTADRDIIIRHFLDSLAILPFLGEARVVADIGSGAGFPGLVLKLARPDLHLTLVESRGKKAAFLDYLVSLWGLEGVEIAPVYLTPRLAAAWGPRFEAALSRATLKLKDFLAVAAPLLLPGGRALALKGPHLPEAEWRAGEAAAGRLGLAPLEQLAYRLPVTGESRLVVLARRPGPKGNES; encoded by the coding sequence ATGGACCTGGCGCCTGAGGAGGTGCAGGGGCTCCTTACAAAAGGCGCGGCGGAGCTGGGCCTCAGCCTGGAGGAACCCCTCCTTAGGCGGTTTTGCCAGTACCTGGCGGAATTGAAACGCTGGAACGCCCGGGTGAACCTGACGGGCCTGACGGCTGACCGGGACATTATCATTCGGCATTTTCTGGATTCCCTGGCCATCCTCCCTTTTCTGGGAGAGGCCCGGGTGGTGGCGGATATCGGCAGCGGCGCCGGCTTCCCGGGGCTGGTCCTGAAGCTGGCCCGGCCGGATCTTCACCTGACTTTAGTGGAGTCCCGGGGGAAAAAGGCGGCTTTTCTGGATTACCTGGTGAGTCTGTGGGGCCTGGAGGGCGTGGAGATTGCCCCCGTGTACCTCACCCCCCGGCTGGCGGCGGCCTGGGGGCCCCGCTTTGAGGCGGCTCTGAGCCGGGCGACCCTGAAGTTGAAGGACTTCCTGGCGGTGGCGGCACCTCTGCTCCTCCCCGGGGGGCGGGCTCTGGCCCTGAAGGGCCCGCATCTGCCGGAGGCGGAATGGCGGGCGGGAGAGGCGGCGGCTGGGAGGCTGGGGCTTGCCCCCCTGGAGCAGCTGGCGTACCGCCTGCCGGTGACCGGAGAGTCTCGCCTGGTAGTGCTGGCCCGACGGCCGGGGCCGAAGGGAAACGAGTCATGA
- the tsaA gene encoding tRNA (N6-threonylcarbamoyladenosine(37)-N6)-methyltransferase TrmO yields the protein MNWDKVRQQTVTLKPIGYVSVAATSVPRHYTVSELEGELVVDPAYELGLRDIRPGQRLVVLFHFHQSPPFTPERLIQKPPHREERLGVFSTCSPHRPNPIGLSILEVLEVQGNRLRVKGLDMYDGTPILDLKPYVPPEGSDTGAA from the coding sequence ATGAATTGGGATAAAGTTCGGCAGCAGACCGTCACTCTCAAGCCCATCGGCTATGTGTCCGTGGCCGCGACCTCGGTGCCCCGGCATTACACGGTCTCCGAGCTGGAGGGCGAGCTGGTGGTGGACCCGGCCTATGAATTGGGACTGCGGGACATCCGGCCCGGCCAGCGGCTGGTGGTTCTCTTCCATTTCCACCAAAGCCCGCCCTTCACCCCGGAGCGTCTCATCCAGAAGCCGCCTCACCGGGAGGAGCGCTTAGGCGTCTTCAGCACCTGCTCCCCCCATCGCCCCAACCCCATTGGCCTTTCCATCCTCGAAGTGCTGGAAGTGCAGGGGAACCGCCTGCGGGTCAAGGGCCTGGACATGTACGACGGCACCCCCATCCTGGACCTCAAACCTTATGTGCCCCCTGAGGGCTCGGATACTGGGGCCGCCTGA
- a CDS encoding protein-L-isoaspartate(D-aspartate) O-methyltransferase produces MKWKFLILAVALLVVLAVAWRLVAAGPEATAAARARMVAEQLKARDITDPRVLAAMGKVPRERFVPAWLAPFVYADQALPIGQGQTISQPYIVALMSQWAEVRSGDKVLEVGTGSGYQAAVLAELTSQVFTIELLPELAARAEATLKELGYTQVKVRTGDGYAGWPEEAPFAAILVTAAAPQVPPALIGQLQEGGRLVIPLGRPGGLQYLKKYRKVGGELREEGSLPVRFVPLVRPGE; encoded by the coding sequence ATGAAGTGGAAATTCCTTATCCTGGCGGTGGCTCTCCTGGTGGTGCTGGCGGTGGCCTGGCGGCTGGTGGCGGCGGGTCCGGAGGCCACCGCCGCGGCCCGGGCCCGTATGGTGGCGGAGCAGCTCAAGGCCCGGGACATTACCGACCCCCGGGTGCTGGCGGCCATGGGCAAAGTGCCCCGGGAGCGCTTCGTGCCCGCCTGGCTGGCGCCTTTTGTCTATGCCGACCAGGCGCTGCCCATCGGTCAGGGCCAGACCATCTCCCAGCCTTACATCGTGGCCCTCATGAGCCAGTGGGCCGAGGTGCGGTCCGGCGACAAGGTCCTGGAGGTGGGCACCGGCTCCGGCTACCAGGCGGCGGTGCTGGCGGAGCTCACCTCGCAGGTCTTCACCATCGAGCTCCTTCCGGAACTGGCGGCCCGGGCCGAGGCCACTTTGAAGGAGCTGGGCTATACGCAGGTCAAGGTGCGCACCGGGGACGGCTACGCCGGCTGGCCGGAAGAGGCGCCTTTTGCCGCCATTTTGGTGACCGCGGCGGCGCCCCAGGTGCCCCCGGCTCTCATCGGCCAACTGCAGGAGGGGGGCCGACTGGTGATTCCCTTAGGCAGGCCGGGGGGGCTGCAGTATCTCAAGAAATACCGCAAAGTGGGCGGGGAACTGCGGGAGGAGGGCTCCCTGCCGGTGCGCTTCGTGCCCCTGGTAAGGCCAGGAGAGTGA
- a CDS encoding DUF5661 family protein, producing the protein MNLPEYVTKAEVKRVCEELGFRDWSALTDPEVLPEEAEKLLKIVNVENMPVRLEDFRVGLEVELEHGTRFPDANVTNNHPVLTAKIVLAHLKETLDYYQRLEVAELEGDLLKYMQAGNFAKAAEKYRALLQAKKALAEVEAQQV; encoded by the coding sequence ATGAATCTGCCGGAATATGTCACCAAAGCGGAAGTGAAGCGCGTCTGCGAGGAGTTGGGTTTCCGGGATTGGTCGGCCCTCACCGACCCGGAGGTCCTGCCGGAAGAGGCGGAAAAGCTCTTGAAAATCGTCAATGTGGAAAACATGCCCGTCCGGCTGGAGGACTTCCGGGTGGGCCTGGAGGTGGAGCTGGAGCACGGCACCCGCTTTCCCGATGCCAACGTCACCAACAACCACCCCGTCCTCACCGCCAAGATCGTCCTGGCGCATTTGAAGGAGACCCTGGATTACTACCAGCGCCTGGAGGTGGCGGAACTGGAAGGGGATCTCCTGAAATACATGCAGGCGGGCAATTTCGCCAAGGCGGCGGAAAAATACCGGGCCCTCCTGCAGGCCAAAAAAGCCTTGGCCGAAGTGGAGGCCCAGCAGGTTTAA
- a CDS encoding MurR/RpiR family transcriptional regulator, with protein sequence MERKTLSPLVPREVQAGALIRLRGLYPSLKAALRKVADLVLAKPEVAIYASVNEVAAAAKVSEATVMRLCRILGFRGFQDFKIALARELVSPLQRLHEEVSEGDDPATIVRKVFQANIAALQDTLEVLDMGAMAEAARRMLTARSLLLIGVGTSGPIVEDAANKFFRLGLNVKAITDAHLMMMAAALLTPEDVLLAVSHSGSTRDPVDTARVAKEAGAAVICITNNSLSPLTKLADLVLVTASRETRFRQEAMASRLCQTSIIDSLYTLMAVARPETALENLRKIENVIVTKQF encoded by the coding sequence ATGGAACGGAAGACCTTGAGCCCCCTGGTGCCCCGGGAAGTACAGGCCGGCGCCCTCATCCGCCTCCGGGGTCTCTATCCTTCCCTGAAGGCGGCCTTGCGCAAAGTGGCGGACCTGGTCCTGGCCAAGCCGGAGGTGGCCATCTATGCCTCGGTCAATGAAGTGGCCGCCGCCGCCAAGGTGAGCGAGGCCACCGTCATGCGCCTCTGCCGCATCCTGGGGTTCCGGGGCTTCCAGGACTTCAAGATCGCCCTGGCCCGGGAGCTGGTCTCGCCCCTGCAGCGCCTCCACGAGGAAGTCTCCGAGGGGGACGATCCCGCCACCATCGTGCGCAAGGTCTTCCAGGCCAACATCGCCGCCCTGCAGGACACCCTGGAGGTCCTGGACATGGGGGCCATGGCCGAGGCGGCCCGCCGCATGCTCACGGCCAGAAGCCTCCTCCTCATCGGGGTGGGCACTTCCGGCCCCATCGTCGAGGACGCGGCCAACAAATTCTTCCGCCTGGGGCTGAACGTCAAGGCCATCACCGACGCCCACCTCATGATGATGGCCGCCGCCCTCCTCACCCCGGAGGATGTGCTCCTGGCGGTCTCCCACTCCGGCAGCACCCGGGACCCGGTGGACACCGCCCGGGTGGCCAAAGAGGCCGGCGCCGCGGTCATCTGCATCACCAACAATTCCCTGTCGCCCCTCACCAAGCTGGCGGACCTGGTCCTGGTCACCGCCTCCCGGGAAACCCGCTTCCGCCAGGAGGCCATGGCCTCCCGCCTCTGTCAGACGAGCATCATCGACAGCCTTTACACCCTCATGGCGGTGGCCCGCCCCGAGACGGCCCTGGAGAATCTGCGCAAAATCGAAAACGTCATCGTCACCAAGCAGTTCTAA
- a CDS encoding HD domain-containing protein, producing MRSESVSMNPKSLLQNLKSGVARLALRPSLQMVWHLARPRGLAVYLVGGTVRELLLGRQSPDLDLAVSAQTLTLAQDLARELHGTYVLLDEQERTARVVADGDILDLAEFRAPDIIGDLKGRDFTLNALALELGELLRGGPVTLLDPLGGLADLAAGRLRMVAKDNLRADPLRLLRAYRFAATHGFVITPDTQAAIRTLAPLIEGVAGERLRQELFPLLASPRAGQVLRQMDDTGLFCHLLPELCDGKGVAQNGFHHLDVFDHALEAVACLDAILAAPDRYFASLASELARQAEDPWWRWVVKLAALFHDVGKPKVQAWRTDPERYTFYHHERVGVELFTQAAKRLRLSQAETRAVAQIISWHMRPFLLLPAFRRGELTPRALGRMVRALKTHLLAGFAVAMADSLAAQGGQKPPDSETALAALADEAWRFLKDRLEPQERQPRLLTGHDLKDLFHLPPGPRFRHLLTAVEEAQWEGRVRTREEAVALVKSLLQPDRPA from the coding sequence ATGCGCAGTGAATCGGTCTCCATGAATCCCAAAAGCCTCCTCCAGAACCTTAAATCCGGGGTCGCCCGGCTGGCGCTGCGTCCCTCCCTCCAAATGGTCTGGCATCTGGCCCGACCAAGGGGCCTGGCGGTCTATCTGGTGGGGGGAACGGTGCGGGAGCTGCTCCTGGGCCGGCAATCCCCCGACCTGGACCTGGCGGTGTCCGCCCAGACCCTCACGCTGGCCCAGGACCTGGCCCGGGAGCTTCACGGCACTTATGTCCTCCTGGATGAACAGGAGCGCACCGCCCGGGTGGTGGCGGATGGCGACATCCTGGACCTGGCGGAATTCCGGGCCCCGGACATCATCGGGGATCTGAAAGGCCGGGATTTCACCCTGAACGCCCTAGCCCTGGAGCTGGGCGAGCTCCTCCGGGGCGGGCCCGTTACCCTCCTGGACCCCCTGGGGGGCCTGGCGGACCTGGCCGCCGGACGGCTCCGGATGGTGGCTAAGGACAATCTGCGGGCCGACCCATTGCGGCTCCTGCGGGCCTACCGTTTTGCCGCCACCCATGGTTTTGTGATCACCCCGGACACCCAGGCTGCCATCCGGACTCTCGCCCCCCTCATCGAGGGCGTAGCCGGGGAGCGCCTGCGCCAGGAGCTCTTTCCCTTGCTCGCCTCGCCCCGGGCCGGGCAGGTGCTGAGGCAGATGGACGACACGGGGCTTTTCTGCCACCTCCTGCCGGAGCTCTGCGACGGCAAGGGAGTGGCCCAAAACGGCTTCCACCACCTGGACGTCTTTGACCATGCCCTGGAAGCGGTGGCCTGCCTGGATGCCATCTTGGCGGCCCCGGACCGCTATTTTGCCTCGCTGGCATCGGAGCTGGCCCGCCAAGCCGAAGATCCCTGGTGGCGCTGGGTGGTGAAGCTGGCAGCCCTCTTCCATGACGTGGGCAAGCCCAAGGTCCAGGCCTGGCGCACCGACCCGGAGCGCTACACCTTCTACCACCACGAGCGGGTGGGGGTGGAGCTCTTCACCCAGGCGGCGAAGCGCCTGCGCCTCAGCCAGGCGGAGACCCGGGCCGTGGCCCAGATCATCTCCTGGCACATGCGCCCCTTCCTCCTCCTGCCCGCCTTCCGCCGGGGGGAGCTCACCCCCCGGGCCCTGGGGAGGATGGTGCGAGCCCTCAAAACCCACCTCTTGGCCGGCTTTGCCGTGGCCATGGCCGACAGCCTGGCCGCCCAAGGCGGGCAGAAACCGCCGGACTCCGAGACCGCCCTGGCGGCGTTGGCCGACGAGGCCTGGCGCTTCCTCAAGGACCGCCTGGAGCCCCAGGAGCGGCAGCCCCGCCTGCTCACCGGCCATGACCTGAAGGACCTCTTCCACCTCCCTCCGGGCCCCCGTTTCCGCCACCTCCTCACCGCGGTGGAGGAGGCCCAATGGGAAGGGCGGGTGCGCACCCGGGAGGAGGCGGTGGCTTTAGTGAAGTCCCTCCTGCAACCGGACCGGCCGGCCTGA
- the radA gene encoding DNA repair protein RadA → MSSRAGKVVFVCQQCGHQTGKWLGRCPQCQAWGSLAEESDPLAAAHLVPTPRPAPPKPLSSLAVRPETRRSTGLAEFDRVLGGSLVAGSVVLVGGDPGVGKSTLILQALDRLTAGGEVGLYLSGEESEAQVKLRSERLGLASPHLWFAAETCLENLLRLLEEVQPVVLAVDSIQTLYTTGLPAAPGSLPQVRETAFRLTQQAKATGLTVFLIGHVTKEGTLAGPMVLEHLVDTVLYLEGDRSHAFRLLRTVKNRFGPTQELGVFEMQEQGLVEVTNPSALFMAERSLETPGSAVIPALEGSRPILVEIQALVSPSSLALPRRQAMGVDPGRVSLLVAVLEKRVGLSLGGQDIFVNVAGGVRLAEPAADLGVALALASSFLDRPVPPDTIIFGEIGLTGEVRAVSQPEVRLKEGAKLGFKRALLAARQVERLGERFDLELVGVDTLAAAIRTLTP, encoded by the coding sequence ATGAGCAGCCGGGCCGGCAAAGTCGTCTTTGTCTGTCAGCAGTGCGGCCACCAGACGGGCAAATGGCTGGGGCGCTGCCCCCAGTGCCAGGCCTGGGGGTCCCTGGCGGAGGAGAGCGATCCCCTGGCGGCGGCCCATCTGGTGCCCACGCCCCGGCCGGCGCCCCCCAAGCCCTTGAGCAGCCTGGCGGTGCGGCCGGAGACCCGCCGCAGCACCGGCCTGGCGGAATTCGACCGGGTGCTGGGGGGGAGCCTGGTGGCCGGCTCGGTGGTGCTTGTGGGGGGCGATCCCGGGGTGGGCAAGTCCACCCTCATCCTCCAGGCCCTGGACCGCCTCACCGCCGGCGGCGAAGTGGGGCTGTATCTCTCCGGGGAGGAATCGGAGGCCCAGGTGAAGCTCAGAAGTGAGCGTCTGGGGCTCGCCTCCCCCCACCTGTGGTTCGCCGCGGAGACCTGTCTCGAGAACCTGCTGCGCCTCCTGGAGGAGGTGCAGCCGGTCGTCTTGGCGGTGGATTCCATCCAGACCCTCTACACCACCGGGCTGCCGGCGGCGCCGGGATCGCTCCCCCAGGTGCGGGAAACGGCCTTTCGCCTCACCCAGCAGGCCAAGGCCACCGGTCTCACTGTGTTTCTCATCGGTCATGTCACCAAGGAGGGCACCCTGGCCGGGCCCATGGTGCTGGAACACCTGGTGGACACGGTCCTGTATCTGGAGGGGGACCGCTCCCATGCCTTCCGGCTGCTCCGCACGGTGAAGAACCGCTTCGGGCCCACCCAGGAGCTGGGGGTGTTTGAGATGCAGGAGCAGGGTCTGGTGGAGGTGACCAACCCTTCGGCCCTGTTCATGGCAGAGCGCTCGCTCGAGACCCCCGGCTCGGCGGTCATCCCGGCGTTGGAGGGGTCCCGGCCCATTTTGGTGGAGATCCAGGCCCTGGTGTCGCCCTCGTCTCTGGCCCTGCCCCGGCGCCAGGCCATGGGGGTGGATCCGGGGAGGGTGTCGCTGTTGGTGGCGGTGCTGGAAAAGCGGGTGGGCCTCTCCTTGGGGGGACAAGACATTTTCGTCAATGTAGCCGGGGGCGTGCGCCTGGCGGAGCCCGCCGCAGACTTGGGGGTAGCCCTGGCTTTGGCCTCCTCCTTCCTGGACCGGCCGGTGCCGCCGGACACCATCATTTTCGGGGAGATCGGCCTCACCGGGGAAGTCCGGGCGGTGAGCCAGCCGGAGGTGCGTCTCAAGGAGGGGGCCAAGCTGGGGTTCAAACGGGCGCTTCTGGCCGCCCGCCAGGTGGAGCGCTTGGGGGAGCGGTTTGACCTGGAGCTGGTGGGGGTGGACACCCTGGCCGCCGCCATCCGGACGCTGACGCCGTGA
- the msrB gene encoding peptide-methionine (R)-S-oxide reductase MsrB, which translates to MAVEKLIRSEAEWQKLLTPEQYEVMRRKGTERAFCSPLYPEKRAGVYHCAACDLPLFSSEHKFDSGTGWPSFSAPVNPEHVRYEEDKSLWMTRTEVLCARCDSHLGHVFDDGPPPTGKRYCINGVALKFVPAGGEGKAGGP; encoded by the coding sequence ATGGCAGTGGAAAAGCTCATCCGGAGCGAGGCCGAATGGCAAAAGCTCCTCACTCCGGAGCAGTATGAGGTGATGCGGCGCAAGGGCACCGAGCGGGCTTTCTGCAGTCCGCTCTATCCCGAGAAACGGGCCGGGGTGTATCACTGTGCCGCCTGCGATTTGCCCCTGTTCAGCTCGGAGCACAAGTTTGACTCCGGCACCGGCTGGCCCAGCTTCTCTGCGCCGGTGAATCCGGAGCATGTGCGCTATGAGGAGGACAAAAGCCTGTGGATGACGCGCACGGAGGTCCTGTGCGCCCGCTGCGACAGCCACCTGGGGCACGTCTTTGACGACGGGCCGCCGCCAACCGGCAAGCGCTACTGCATCAACGGGGTGGCCTTAAAGTTCGTCCCGGCCGGAGGGGAGGGGAAGGCCGGGGGACCATAG
- a CDS encoding radical SAM protein: protein MSLSICRHYCAFYRPERDEAEKCLGWVVAAHLLQESSELAAALEGAAPKPGSEAMAAVAQALCQYCAFRQHGCDFARGEAGAPPCGGGLALAGLLVQGRLSAASLEELFRDTLKHAYLRLAEHVSLKRLEVPCLYDRLADELYEVNEEAFAFLSRCDGTTPGLATEADPEFLDYLLKESLLALCLEPAPRVLRWRPAPVPSLRYLELMLTDRCNLRCAHCYLGDAGATDLPLAEARAALREFTDLQGLRVLLSGGEPLLYSQWQELNGSLPDYEIRAVLLTNGTLLSPERVRELRVQEVQVSLDGLMEGHDRLRGAGTWKRAVEGLKRAQDRGLAVSVATMVHPGNLHELDEMGRWLRELGVREWSLDVPCVSGRLSKHPDLWVPPELAAPYLDLAFGEAAHGAAPGWTCGRHLCAVLPDGRVAKCGLYAHRPLGHLREGLETCWRRLVHHPITDLVCAACGYVAECRGGCRFRAGEGLGPDPVMCARFGVNPASVGRKNEKDL from the coding sequence ATGAGTCTCAGCATCTGCCGTCACTACTGCGCTTTCTATCGCCCGGAGCGGGATGAGGCGGAGAAGTGCCTCGGGTGGGTGGTGGCGGCACACCTGCTCCAGGAGAGCTCGGAGCTGGCCGCGGCCTTGGAGGGGGCCGCTCCGAAGCCGGGCTCAGAGGCCATGGCGGCGGTGGCGCAGGCGCTGTGCCAGTATTGCGCCTTCCGGCAGCATGGCTGCGACTTTGCCCGGGGGGAGGCCGGGGCGCCGCCCTGCGGCGGAGGCCTGGCCCTGGCCGGATTGCTGGTGCAGGGCCGATTGTCCGCCGCCTCCCTGGAGGAGCTATTTCGGGATACCCTGAAGCACGCTTATCTGCGCCTGGCGGAACACGTCTCCCTCAAGCGCCTGGAGGTGCCTTGCCTCTATGACCGTCTGGCCGATGAGCTCTACGAGGTCAATGAGGAGGCGTTTGCGTTCTTAAGCCGCTGCGACGGCACCACCCCGGGGTTGGCAACGGAGGCGGACCCGGAATTTTTGGACTATCTCCTAAAGGAGTCCCTCCTGGCCTTATGCCTGGAGCCCGCCCCCCGGGTATTGCGCTGGCGGCCGGCGCCGGTGCCCTCGCTGCGCTACCTGGAGCTGATGCTCACCGATCGCTGCAATCTGCGCTGCGCCCATTGCTACCTGGGGGATGCCGGGGCCACGGACCTGCCGTTGGCAGAGGCCCGGGCGGCGCTGCGGGAATTCACCGACCTGCAGGGGCTCAGGGTGCTCCTCTCAGGAGGGGAACCCCTGCTGTATTCCCAATGGCAGGAGCTCAATGGCTCCCTGCCGGATTATGAGATCCGGGCGGTGCTCCTCACCAACGGCACCCTGCTCAGCCCCGAGCGGGTGCGGGAGCTTAGGGTGCAGGAGGTGCAGGTGAGCCTGGACGGCCTGATGGAGGGCCATGACCGCCTCCGAGGGGCCGGCACCTGGAAACGGGCGGTGGAGGGCCTGAAACGCGCCCAGGATCGGGGTTTGGCGGTCTCGGTGGCCACCATGGTGCATCCCGGCAATCTCCACGAATTGGATGAGATGGGCCGGTGGCTTCGGGAGCTGGGGGTGCGGGAATGGAGCCTGGACGTGCCCTGCGTTTCGGGTCGGCTCTCCAAGCACCCTGATCTCTGGGTGCCCCCGGAGCTGGCGGCGCCGTATCTGGACCTGGCCTTCGGGGAGGCAGCCCACGGCGCCGCCCCGGGCTGGACCTGCGGCCGTCACCTGTGCGCGGTGTTGCCGGACGGCCGGGTGGCCAAGTGCGGTCTCTACGCGCACCGGCCCCTGGGACACCTGAGAGAGGGGCTGGAGACCTGCTGGCGGCGCCTCGTCCACCATCCCATCACCGACCTGGTGTGCGCCGCCTGCGGATATGTGGCGGAGTGCCGGGGCGGCTGCCGCTTCCGGGCCGGGGAGGGCCTGGGCCCTGACCCGGTGATGTGCGCCCGCTTCGGGGTCAATCCCGCCTCTGTTGGGAGGAAGAATGAAAAGGACCTTTGA
- a CDS encoding class II aldolase/adducin family protein: MNTGQKLKQKVVRICRLLHQKNLIAATDGNISVKFGDGLLTTPSGVNKAFLEEEQIITVDFAGRVIEGQGQPTSELAMHLAVYRLRPEVEAVIHAHPPLATAFSLAGASLEQFVLPEVVLSLGVIPTAAYATPTTAEVPLAIRELIKHYDALILERHGALTVGRDLIEAYNKMEKLEHTALIIFAALQLGGVRHLPPHEVEKLLMMRFSQKLQSS, encoded by the coding sequence ATGAACACCGGTCAGAAGCTCAAGCAGAAGGTGGTGCGCATCTGTCGCCTGCTCCACCAGAAGAACCTCATCGCCGCCACCGACGGCAATATCAGCGTCAAGTTCGGCGACGGCCTCCTCACCACCCCCTCGGGGGTCAACAAGGCCTTCCTGGAGGAGGAGCAGATCATCACCGTGGACTTCGCCGGCCGAGTCATTGAGGGCCAGGGCCAGCCCACCTCCGAGCTGGCCATGCACCTGGCGGTCTATCGCCTCCGGCCCGAGGTGGAGGCAGTCATCCACGCCCACCCCCCCTTGGCCACCGCCTTCTCCCTGGCCGGGGCCTCTCTGGAGCAATTCGTCCTCCCGGAGGTGGTCCTGAGCCTCGGGGTGATTCCCACCGCCGCTTATGCCACTCCCACCACCGCCGAGGTGCCCTTGGCCATCCGGGAGCTCATCAAGCACTATGATGCCCTCATCCTGGAGCGTCACGGCGCCCTCACCGTGGGCCGGGACCTGATTGAAGCCTACAACAAAATGGAGAAGCTGGAACACACCGCCCTCATCATCTTTGCCGCCCTGCAATTGGGCGGAGTGAGGCACCTTCCCCCCCACGAAGTGGAAAAGCTGCTCATGATGCGCTTCTCCCAGAAACTCCAGTCTTCCTGA
- a CDS encoding 4-fold beta flower protein yields MDTTLYNREGKPVAYIAEDGESIYTWDGRPVAYIYQDKLYGWNGKHLGWFQEGTVFDIFGYRAGFVKSKSPVPVHLEPVKLPRRPAPPRQNRQEPAAKPPSMHYGYSSKLLEDLLERGSVI; encoded by the coding sequence ATGGACACAACCCTCTATAACCGGGAAGGCAAGCCGGTGGCCTACATCGCCGAGGACGGGGAATCCATCTACACCTGGGACGGCCGGCCGGTGGCCTACATTTACCAGGACAAGCTCTACGGCTGGAACGGCAAGCACCTGGGCTGGTTCCAGGAGGGCACCGTCTTTGACATCTTCGGCTACCGGGCCGGGTTCGTGAAGAGCAAATCCCCGGTGCCGGTGCACCTGGAGCCGGTAAAGTTGCCCCGGCGGCCGGCTCCCCCCCGCCAAAACCGCCAGGAACCGGCGGCCAAACCCCCCTCCATGCACTACGGCTATTCCTCCAAGCTTCTGGAAGACCTGCTGGAGCGGGGTTCCGTGATCTGA